The nucleotide window TCGATGCTGGTATCACCCGCTCTCCATTCCCACCTCGCAAATTGATGTCGCTAACGCTCACCGGCGTAGATGATGACGCCGGACTCAGTAGCGGACGCTGTAATGTTTGGCCTTCAACCAACCAAGGCAGGTTAGGCTTCACAATATATGGAACTGCGCACAACCCGTCCTGAATTGGGGATTTCTCCGCTGGTGGCGGAGATTTCCGCAACTTGTCAAACGCATCAAGCACATCCAGCTCATGCAATCGTACACCCCCCATACCCGGGCCTTTCGCTACTTCGGCGCCGTTGACGTTCCCTTCAACACCACGACTGTCGTCCCCAGCCCCTGGCCGCTTCATGCTTGCCCTAGTGCCAAGCATGCCTTTATCATCTTTTGCCCTGCCTCCTGAAACCTCCCCCACCTGCCTCTTCT belongs to Eremothecium sinecaudum strain ATCC 58844 chromosome IV, complete sequence and includes:
- the DAT1 gene encoding Dat1p (Syntenic homolog of Saccharomyces cerevisiae YML113W (DAT1) not in Ashbya gossypii; syntenic homolog of Eremothecium cymbalariae Ecym_4607) is translated as MAKTLAQGRKPGSGRKPGKAKTLLEGRKPGSGRKKRQVGEVSGGRAKDDKGMLGTRASMKRPGAGDDSRGVEGNVNGAEVAKGPGMGGVRLHELDVLDAFDKLRKSPPPAEKSPIQDGLCAVPYIVKPNLPWLVEGQTLQRPLLSPASSSTPVSVSDINLRGGNGERVIPASNRSQ